CCCTGACGTGCAGAGTACATTTAATATGTTTAAGAGAACGTCACTGTACCATGGCTACAGGCTGAAGCAGACTGTTTTTCATCAGCTGGAATCACACAGCGCAGGATGCAAATGGGCCCGGGGGCTGCCCCATGTGGATCATGGCTGAAGCACCCCTCACTGAGATGAGCCAGCAGCGACACCGTGGGCAGCGTCTCCTCCAGGGCCCTCCAGAGAAGGACTGAGGGAGAAGGGAACTCACCCTTGGCAGTGTAGCACTGGGTGGAGTCCTGGCATTTCCACAGCCCTGGTAGAGCTCAGAGACAATGCAGGAAAGAAAGCTCCTTCACTGGTCCCTGCGTAGGTTGGCAGAGtgcgcgtgtgcatgtgtgcgtgtctgtgtgtgtgtgtctgtctgtgtgtgcgtgtgtgtgcagaAGAGGAAGCGAGCCGTAGCTCTGGGCTGCTCTTTCGGGACTCCTGTGTGCATCTCAGGGATTTAGGGTGTGATGTGCTTAACTGAGAAGCTTTGTCCCCAGTAGAGAACACTTCTCTGAAGGTGACTGGCCCCTGCCTGTTTTGTCCTGCCCTGTCTCACCCCCCTCCTGTCTCACCACACTCCTGCTGCACCAAGTCCCACGCTCTTCCGGGTGGACTTGAGCACGCTGGGCCCTCAGCCAGGATGCCCTACTCGCCTTCTTCAGTGCAGCAGCTCCTCTATCAGACTCAATCTCCCTCCTTGGTGAAGTTTCTCTGACCAGGCCCCGCCTCCTGTTGGATCAGGAGTTCCTTCCCCTCCATGGTCAGGTTTATGCATAGGTGAAAATGATGGCTTTACCTATCTGTGTCGCCCCCACAGGGACGTGTCTTACTATCTTGTCTTCCGacctcagcacctggcacagcacccagctcagggggGGCACTGATGTCTGTGCCCAGAGTATGGCTGCCCGGAGCATGACCTATAAGGGCATGCAGGGGGTACTGGCGGTCTGCAGAGGAGGGGCTGGGCTCTGAATGAGCCTCTGGACCCATCCAGTTCTGTGTGCCCAGGCCCCTAGAGGGAGGGAGCACCCTGACGCTTGGTGGTGTCAGCAGCTGGAGCCGGCCTGGGAGGTCACCAGTGACATCTAGTGGTCATAGCACGCTGCAGCCCCAAGAGGTTTTCCAGAAGGTTGGGAGTCTGAGTCTCCCATGGACTCTGGGCCAGGCTTCTGAGCTACCCCCAGTGAGGGTCCGACTTCTCCGGGCAAAGCAGAGCGGGACTTAGGTTGTTGGATGCAGGGCCCAAGGTCTGGAGAGATGCCGGGCCACCCACACTCAGCGAGCGCAGGCTGGGATGACTCCGGTGGCCCTGTGCCATCTGCTGCCCTTCTGTTCCAGGCTCAGGCCCAACCTCCTCAGCCTCAGCTCCCTCAGACCtgcgtgggggtgagggggcttTGGGGCCCCACCTGGAACAGCCACAGAGCCACTTTGGTACAGCTGTTGAGACAGCCAGGGCCAGCCAGTGGATGAGGGGTGGGTAATGGGCCTCATTTATCCACatagcacctactgtgtgccaggcactctggaGGGCAGCCGGGGTAGAGGCCGCCCAAGGAGCTGCCTGTCCTGTCCTGGACTAGGCCGGACGGCACCCAGCAGCCCAGAGAGACCCTCCTTAAAGGGGCAGCTACAGGAGGCAGCACAGTCTGAATGGGGGTCTCAGGCAGCATGGTGGTGGGCCTGAGGGCAGCCCTTGCTGGCTAGTCAGTGGTCTCTCCTCCAGGGTCTTACAGAGTGCCCACGTGTCATGGACGCCCAGGAAATGCTGGTGAATGGTGGGGTTGGCGTGGGGTGGAGGCGGCAGGGGTGCCGGAACCACACGTTCAGGCTCTTACCCGCCCTGTCAATGACCAGCTTCCTGGACTCCACTGTCTCCGCCAGAGTTCTCCCGGGAAGCATATCCAGACTATCAGAGAGGGGAAGCAGGGCACTGTTCTCAGCAGGGGGGCCTACAGAGATATTGtgccttttgtttttcaggaatgATTCCTTCCTGCTCCTTCTTCCCCCATCTTTCCTTTCCTGGCCCAGTGTCTGTTTataacttctccctctgcctcctgtggtcctcctctgccttctctcctctcctcttctcttttctccctctgtacTCCTCCCCTTTCTAAGTTTCTCCTGTGCTCAGCCTTCCTGTGctccattcccctcccctcttGCTGTTTGTCACTCTGTCTGTCTTCTGCTCTCTTTGTCTCCATCAGTTGCTCTGCCAGTGTCCCTTGATTTCTCCCCAGACCAACCCTGGAAGGCCAACCTGGTGTTATTAAAGTGCCATAACTTGAAAACTTGCCCAGGGTGTGAGGTGGGCAGAGATCTAATGGATCTTTCTGAGGAGCCTTTCATGCACTCCAGGAGTAGCGCAGACTCCCCGCAGCCTGGAACCCCGCTGTCAGAAAGCATTTCTCAGCCCCTTGGCTGCCAGgtctgcagatggctgctttgCCTGCTTACCTGTGCAAGTGGAGCTCACCCCGAACCAGGGGAATCACACTTTGGGCATGTTTCTGGATGCCATGGGTCTCCCCTGACAGTTGCGATAACAGAGCTCACATTTACAAGTTTGTATAAATACACAGTGAGTGTCTTTATGGGTCAGACACTCCGCTAGGTCCTGGGGGCATGGTCTGCTTCTTTTggccctcacagcagccctgcaaTGGAGGTTCAGCAGTGACCCCACTCCCATGAGACAGAGGAGGCAAATGAGACTCAACGAACAAGCTTGCTCAAGGCAGGCCCCAGGCTGGCAGCTGCACACCTGGCTTGGATCCTACGGAGGTCACAGCCGCAGTGTGCCCATGTCTAGTCAGGCCCCAGCAGCACTGCCCAGAGCTGCAGGCAGCTGAGGGTTCACAGACCTGCCCCAAAGCAGCCTCCCATCTCACCCCTCGTCCCCCTCCACCCAGACACTGTGCTTGTTTCCATGACACGATTGCATTTGCAGTTGTTTTAGAGAGGGGTCTGAGCCCGCTACCATCCGGCGTTCCCTCGGCACACATCCAGTCCTTCCCCTCAAGTCACAGAGCTCACTCTTTCCTGCTAACCGTCTCTCTCATTATGGCAATCATTGTCTGATTGCACAGGCTGACTATACAATCACATTTTCTCATGCTAATTCTATAATTAAGGCAAGCAATAATAACATAGGGAAAATTATGACATTTCCAAGCTCCAAATATGATTTGAGGGCCCAGCAAGGTGCCCCCACTGTTCCCCTTGGGGAGGGCAATGTGAGCTCCAGGCACAGAAGCAGGGGTCATGTGGTGACCATCTCTCTCAGCTTCCTGGGACACCCCTAATTCCAAAGCATCTGTCCTCATGGTCCATGAGGACACCGGGACTCTCTAGGCCAGGAAACCTGATTTGGAAAGTGTGACCCAGCAGCTCTGGCCCTCAAAGCCCCTATCACAGGGGAAGCTGCCTACAAGCAGCCACTGGCCTTGGAGAGCCAAACCTGAGCTGTGGCTCTCATGTGCTTCTAGAAGCCCAGGCCCAGCATGTCTTCCCAATGGCTGCCAGCATCCTGCTCAGACCAGTCCGAGGAGGAGAGACTGCAGGCAGGTGGCTGGTTCCCATCTTCCTCCATGCTCAGAACTCCTGCCCCCGTCCCCAGAAGTCCCATAGCCTGGGAGAGATGGCAGATTCTGCTCCTCATTtcacctccttttcctctcctgccGAAGACAACTCAAACCTCCACCCTCCCTCTGCACCAACGCCGTCATGGAGTCTACGGGGCCCCTACACACTGTATGGACGTCCGCAAATTCTATCTTATTTCAAAGGCACCAAGGGAGTTGGTTATTTAAAGAATACTATAGAAGATCCTTTGGTAAAGACTGGAatcattttgattcatttttaatgtagtttCGGATTTTCATGTCTCTCAGGGAGAAGGGGGTTGGTGAGGGAGAGGCTGCAGGCAGGTTTATATGTCTTTCCACAGCCTGCACCCACCTGCACGGCTCAGCACGTCtaaattttatcttcttcacTCAACAGACATGCCTTTGAGGCCTTGTATGTACCAGGTTCTACATGTGGGAGGATACAAAGAAGGATGAGACCCACTTTCTGCCTCTGAGAGTCAGTGAGGGAGACAACAGCTGTGTGCTGGGTGCACCCACATGGGGATGTTCAAGGGGAATTATGTTGGCACAGGTTATGGAGGTGGGAGTACCTCCACCTAGGACTGGGGAAAGCAGGGAAgtcttcatggaggaggtgatcTTTCACGAGCATTTGGAAGGATGAGTGGAAGAGTTCAAATGGGACAAGCAAGTAGAGGAAATGGAAGGTGGGTGTGGCTGGAGTGGACAGTGCAAGGAAGGCTGGGGAGGGAAGCAGGACCAGGCCACGATGCCCTTGGAGGCCAGGCTGAGGAGCTGGTGAGGATTCCAAAAGCAGAGGATTCAAGTGGACGATGTTACTCAAAGGAGTGGCTTGACCTCGATTTGGTTTAGGAAGCCCCCTTTGGCTGCGGCAGGAGTGGACATGAGGAAGTGGGACCGGAAGGAGAAGGCGAACCATGAGTTCTGAGCCATAGGTAGGGGGTCTGTGCATTTTGGAGAATGGAAATAACAAGAGGGCTCGTTCggtaggggagaggagaggagaggagaggagaggagcaggAAGGTGGGGAAAGCGCAGCTGGATTGGGCGGCACACTGGTAGGTGAGAAAAGGGACAAGATGTTAGGGAATTCCTGAAATGTGAGCTCCGTTTCTCTCTGGACTGGATTTGGATCACCTGCCCAGAgtgagggcctggggctgggagaggggacgGCCAGCTAAGTTTGTGGTGTCCGTGGGTGTTTTCTCCCCCTGTCAAGGCTGCCAGGGCCAGAAGAGAGGGGTGGAGGTTGGAGCGACCCCCGGTGAGGGCTCAGGGCCAAGTGCCGTGgactggcaatgtctggaaagtCCAGGGATGTCGGCAACAGTATCATTCAAGTGTAGTccaggctggagggagagggaggaaggggtggagggagagaagaggagaggcaCCGCAGCAGAGCACAGCCGGCTGGGGAGAGGTGAGAGGATCCCTGACAAAATCACCCCACCAGCTGTGGGACATCAGCCAGGTCTCCTCCACGCTCACTCAGTTTCAAGTGAGACAATACCTTCCTCAAAGGTTACATGTGCCAACCCTGATGAAGAGAGATCGTCAACAAGTTGAACCAACACCTGCCTGTGCATAGAAGTTGCCGACACAGTGGAGTCCCCATAAGTGCTCCTTTCCTTGTCCACCGTGGACCCCTGGGTGCCtgcttagtgcctggcacacacagggCACAGCGCAGGGGTGTCAGGAGGCAGGACATGGGAATGGGGAAGTAGCGCCTGCGTGCTGGGCGATGAAGCTGAGCCCCCTTGCAGAGACAAGAACAGTATCTGCCTCTGAGGCTGCGAGAACTAAGTCAGGCAAGGTGGAGAGGCAGACGCTGTTGATGGCCCAGCCCTGTCCCCTCAGCGCGCATGGTCCTTAAAGCCTGACGGCCTCTTACTGCTCGCTTCTGCAAACTtctgcacaagggtttcctttggTCACAGGAGCCTGCTCTGTACATGGATGGACCACAGGGGCCAAGGAGTCTGTACCCCACTAACCAAAGGCAGGACGCGGTGCCCACAGACCTGGCTTCCGTGCCTCCCTGCAGCCGCCCAGAATGCGCAGCAGGAATGAAGTCTCCCGCTGCCTTCAAAGGCCCCCTGCTCATCAGTACAGTTGGGCTGCCCTCCCTTTCTTGTCTCACTTCCTCACCCCTGACTGGTGCCTTCTGGGGTCACCTCCCAATAAACACAACAAAACCCGTGCACTGGAATCTCTGTCTCAGGGATTGCTTCTAGGACACTGAATCCGAGAGAATGTGTACGTGCGTGAAGAAGGAAGACACTCGATAAATGTGAGCCGGCTCGCTAGGTGGAAAGCTTCACGAGGACGGAAAGTATCCGCTGTGATGCCATGGCCGCAGGGACGGGTCCTGGCAGAGCTGCTGAGTAAATCGACACGGACGTGGTTCCTTCTGCCCCCCTGTTCTCTTGGGCCCTCCCACGCTCCATCTCCCCATCCTTCTCCCcagcctctgttttctttcctgacccctcttttctcctcttctaccCTCCTCCGTCGTCCCAAGGAGGAAGGATGCTCTGTGCCCCAAATGTCCCTCTGACTTCCCCAAGGTCAGAGCCCGCCTGCAGCATTGTGACATCACTGGGCACAGCCAATGGCTGCCCTCCTGGGCTAGGCCCTCGGCCTCCTGGGGCCACCACCTTCCACTGATAGGAAGAAGCCGTCTTCTTCAGGCCCCTTAACCCTCAGCGTAGCCGCCAGAGCATGGATCCCTCCTGAACCCGCTCTCAGCCCCCATGTTCCTCACGGTCAAGCTGCTCCCGGGCCAGAGACGCAGCCTGAGTGTGTCTGGGCAGGAGAGCGTGGCCATGCTGAAGAGGCTGGTGTTGAAGCCACTGTAGGTGGCTGCGAAACAGCAGCCCCTGCTTTTCCGTGGCCAGCTTCCGGCTGATGACAAGTGTCTCTCAGACTACCGCATCGGACCGAACGCCTCCATCAATGTCATCATGCAGCCCCTGGAGAAGACGGCACCCGAGGaggtcctccagccccagccccagcccctgtgGCACCAGCTGGCCCGGGTCCTCGCCAAACACTTTGGGCCCCAGGATGCCAAGGCAGTGCTTCGGCTGCTGAGGCAGGAGCACGAGGAGCGCCTGCGGCGGATAAGCCTGGAACACCTGGAACAGCTGGCACGGGACCTCCTAATGGAGGAGCCAGTCGTGGAGCCCGCAGAGGAGAGGGAGCCTGAGGCTGTGGGCTCGGAGCCCCCAGACGAGGAGGAGAAAGCTGATCGGTAAACCGGCCACCCTAGTTATTTGCACGCCCAACTTTGCCCAGCCTCGTCCTTAATGTTCCCTGGTGACTCCCCAGTAGCTGCTGTAGATGCGTCCTGCCTCCTTTTTGCATCTTCAAAGAAGCTGGAGGGACTTTGGACCCCTCTGTCATCTCTTGGGCCTGTGGTTTCCCCTCTGAAACACGGAATGATTCCACCCCACCATCATCCCCTAGAAGGGGTTCTGATCCCCCCGTGGGCAGCCCAAAAGGGTTGTCAAAGGCTGCCCCCCGCCCCGTAGGCTGGGCACCATCTCCTGGGTCAGGCAGTTTGCCAGACATGCCTGGCAACCCCCTGGGCTGTTAGCCAACCTCTATGGTTCTAGACAGAccctctttcttctttgaaaCAAAGATAACGTGAGTTCACTTTCCTCCAGCCTCAGGCCAGGGCGCCTACCTCCAGACCCCGAACAGCCAAGAGAAGGGGATATAGTCAGCTGTCCCCAGCCTTCTGGGTGAGGCTTTCCTTGCCGTTTGCCTGCTCGTGCCTCACACAACTTAAGGGACACAGACAGCAGAGGTAGGAATGGGAGGAGACCACCTACTGCGCGCCAGGCCTGGAGGTCACAGGGAGACGCACACAGACCAGGAAagcaggaaactgaagctcaggcaGAAAGGGCAGTTTACATAGTGACACGCTCACCATGGCCACTGCGAACAGAACCATGCTCCATCAATTCACAGGTGTCGCAGGGTCCCCATTGCCTGCCCAGGATGCCCAGGCTCCCTGGGGCAAAAATGGTGCCAGTCAGGATCCTTGCCCTCCCGGAGTGTGCAGCCTCGATAGAGAGACAGGACATCAATACCACAAGTAAAGCAGCAACATAAAACTGGCGTATGGCCTGTGTGACTAAATGCCCAGCCACCAGCCACCACCTCACAGGGCCCCGAGCTTAGCATGGAGGGCCAGTCCCTGCAGACAGGATTGCCAGGCCCTTTCTCTGTTCCTGGTGTGTGTGCCTCGCCAAGGGCCGAGGAGGCCCTCACCCTGTATACGAGGGGAACAGGGAGCTCACTGAGAGCCTGGTCCCCTATGAGGTCCCTGGACACAGAGAGAATGTCATAAAAGGAACAAGCAGGGCCTGGTTCCCTAAAAACATTCCGTCCTTGGCCTGCGGGACGCGGTTTCTGATTCCAGTCCTACCTCAGCCATTGTCTTGCTGCATGACCTTGAttcacctgtctgagcctcaTGTTTTTCACCTGTTAATTGGGGCGCCTTATAATCGTGTCTCCTTACCCCTAGGCGTTTGGGAGGGTTAGATGTGAACACTGTACAATTGAGTAATGTCTTCCAGGGGTGGGGTcagtggcagaggcagggagagacCCTGGAGACCATCTCTGGCTCTGTGAGCCTGCTTAGCAGCAGTGGTCCCCCCACCCGGAGAAGGAGACACCCTCATTTAGCTAATGACCATCTCTTACCGCTgcctcagcccctgcccccaccagccgAGAGGAGAGGAAAGTCAGGGGGCAGCACCTgcagattgggggtggggtgcccCAGCCTGCCCCCTGGTTCCCAAAGGGTCCTAGTCCTGCTGCTCCTGCTCCCAGGCCCTTGGTCCTTCACAGGAGCAGCCCCTGCTGGTTCTGTGAGCCGTTGGTGCTGGGGCTGTGCCATTTGCAAGGGGGATGAGCCTATTATCTTTACATTAGGGGAACTAATAGCCCATTTCCCAGGAAATCTGTGAGCGATAAAAATAAGTGGGccgttttatttcttttgccaagAGAAGCTGGCATGAAGGATAGGggagcttttattttctctctagttAGTGGGAGTGTCAGGACCGCTGAGAGCAGCCACCTCCACGGCTTTTGTCACCAGCACTGCAGGGGAAGAGGACTCCAGGCCCAAACTGGGAGGAAGGAAAGTTGTTCTGCCCTTCTGTGCTCATGCGTGCCTCCCACCACGGACCCTTCCAAGGGCCCCCTGCTCCCATCCCTGTCCGAAAAGCTGGGCACAGGAGAGAACACACTAGCACTGGGAACTTGACGAGGACTTATTTGTCACCTGTCCTAGGGATAGTTTTCCTCAATGGTGCATTGCCTGCTGTGGGGTGACAGGCTTTGTCCCCTACTGGATGAACTTGCAGGTGGGAGTGCTttgggaggctgggggcagggctgcGCCTCAGGCTGTGAGGATGGGTTAGAATCCTATTCTGCGTGGAGAACCCCAGCTCTTGGGCTGCCTGCCGTGGAGATCCTTCCTTGTACCTGGTTTCACCTTATTTCAAAGGTGAATTTAAACCTGTGCCAGCAAACCAGCTGAAGACTCCCTTCTCTGCTGTCCCACTTGAGGTGGGAATGGGAAAAGCACTCTTTTTAAACTGCAGCCGGTGGCATTGCCACTTTCCCCACAGCACCTCTGTCCTACCAGGAAAGGACACACAGCTCCCGACAGGTAATAACTTTGCTCAAGTAGGAGGCGTCCCCGGACACTCACCACATCCAGGTTTCCAGCTGTGTGTTCCCATCCACAGAGAAACCTGGCTGCTCCTCTTAGCTCCGCCCTGTATCACCTGCAGGCCAATACCCTTGGTCCCCTGGTTCCTGGCAAAACAGTCTTTCTGAGGGAAACAGGCACCGCTCCCTGGTTTGTGTGCTATTTTATCAATCCTTTATTTTCGATCAATAAACATCGATAAtagtcctactatgtgccacgtTTTGTGCTAGGG
This DNA window, taken from Rhinolophus ferrumequinum isolate MPI-CBG mRhiFer1 chromosome 22, mRhiFer1_v1.p, whole genome shotgun sequence, encodes the following:
- the UBL4B gene encoding LOW QUALITY PROTEIN: ubiquitin-like protein 4B (The sequence of the model RefSeq protein was modified relative to this genomic sequence to represent the inferred CDS: substituted 1 base at 1 genomic stop codon), whose translation is MFLTVKLLPGQRRSLSVSGQESVAMLKRLVLKPLXVAAKQQPLLFRGQLPADDKCLSDYRIGPNASINVIMQPLEKTAPEEVLQPQPQPLWHQLARVLAKHFGPQDAKAVLRLLRQEHEERLRRISLEHLEQLARDLLMEEPVVEPAEEREPEAVGSEPPDEEEKADR